ACGCGGCCTGCAGGCGCTGGTATTCCGCCTCCGGCAACTGCACCAGCAGGGGCTTCTTGCCGGGATCGAGCCAGGAGAGCATCTCCTCCATCTGCTCGGGAGACATGGCGGTGCAGCCCACGGTGGGCCGCCCTTCGCCCCGCCAGATGTGCAGGAAGATGCAGGAGCCGGCGCCCGGACGCGCGGGGCCGGTGTTGTGCTCCACGAAGATGCCCCATTGATAGAGCGTGTCCGGACGCAGCATCTGCTCGGAGCTGTTCCAGTCGGGCTTGGCTCGCGAGCGGTCGACCAGCGTGTTGTACTGCGACGAGGCGGGGTCGTCGGGGCACTCGACGCTCGACGTAAGCGGCAGGTAAGGCATCTTCGAGCCCGGGTACTTCCCGGGAGAGTAGCCAAACGCGGTGCCCAGCCGGAAGAGGCCCGCGGGGGCCTTGCCGTCGCCTTCTTTCTTGATGGGATCGCCGCTCTGGGCCGGCGCCGCCACTACGCCCAGGCCCCAGCCCAGGCCGTTCTTCCCCACCGTCACGGTGAAGGGCTGGCCGACCCTGGTCCAGGGCCGGCCCGGGGCCTTGCGCTCATAGCGCTCCAGCCGGCCCTGGTCCGCGCTCCACTCGCGGGTCGTGACCACCAGGATCTGCCGCGAGCCGTCCAGAACGTCGCGGCTCGGGGAGGCCTGCGGCGGCCCTCCGGCCAGGGCGCTGGGGATGCTGAAGCAGAGAAAAAGCACGGACAGGGACAGGGAACGGACGAGGCTCTTCACCTGGGTTCGGTTCCTCCGGGGCGGATGCGGAGCAAAGTGTAGCCGGAGGCGGAGGCGCGCGCCA
This portion of the Terriglobales bacterium genome encodes:
- a CDS encoding L,D-transpeptidase family protein — protein: MKSLVRSLSLSVLFLCFSIPSALAGGPPQASPSRDVLDGSRQILVVTTREWSADQGRLERYERKAPGRPWTRVGQPFTVTVGKNGLGWGLGVVAAPAQSGDPIKKEGDGKAPAGLFRLGTAFGYSPGKYPGSKMPYLPLTSSVECPDDPASSQYNTLVDRSRAKPDWNSSEQMLRPDTLYQWGIFVEHNTGPARPGAGSCIFLHIWRGEGRPTVGCTAMSPEQMEEMLSWLDPGKKPLLVQLPEAEYQRLQAA